From the genome of Streptomyces sp. NBC_01317, one region includes:
- a CDS encoding DUF4192 domain-containing protein, translating into MNKHHEPTGTADEQQITLRSPAELADALPYLLGFHPTDSVVMVALHGGRGRFGGRLRLGIPRSPGEWPPVAEQLAECLVEGSERRGTRPDGIVVFLCQDPAEGESGRRVMERLRPLAQRLRIACGALDVPVYEALCISDGRYWSYCCPDVRCCPPEGTGLALPGTSVMAAAAAYAGIRVRGSLREMEARLEPRPVRAADGQARALDDAGAALVPRILGGGSRERVGAETLRLARVLMRRLEDAPRRGVPDRGAGELDAADDRLIGDDEAAAVILGLQDRVTRDRAAEWMEGAEAESALRLWRALARRCVGPYVEHGAAPLSLAGWVAWSLGDEPAARVALGLALRLDPRYVFARLLHQACNQGMDPEQLRHCLRRERAARDRSDPRRAARRPKARPVRPPAPRKALPPAAATRPEAPADRRGAERRSGRRGTRSGR; encoded by the coding sequence ATGAACAAGCACCACGAACCGACCGGAACCGCCGACGAGCAGCAGATCACCCTGCGCAGTCCCGCGGAACTCGCCGACGCCCTGCCCTATCTCCTCGGATTCCACCCCACCGACTCCGTCGTCATGGTCGCGCTGCACGGCGGCCGTGGACGGTTCGGGGGGCGGCTCAGGCTCGGGATCCCCCGCTCGCCGGGGGAGTGGCCGCCCGTGGCCGAGCAGCTCGCCGAATGCCTGGTCGAGGGGAGCGAGCGGCGCGGGACCCGGCCGGACGGCATCGTCGTCTTCCTCTGCCAGGACCCGGCGGAGGGCGAGAGCGGCCGGCGGGTGATGGAGCGCCTGCGCCCGCTCGCCCAGCGGTTGCGGATCGCCTGCGGCGCGCTGGACGTGCCCGTGTACGAGGCGCTCTGCATCTCGGACGGGAGGTACTGGTCGTACTGCTGCCCCGACGTCCGCTGCTGTCCGCCCGAGGGTACGGGTCTGGCCCTGCCCGGTACGTCGGTGATGGCCGCGGCCGCCGCCTATGCCGGCATCCGGGTGCGGGGGTCGCTCCGGGAGATGGAGGCGCGCCTGGAGCCCCGGCCGGTCCGGGCTGCCGACGGGCAGGCGCGGGCGCTGGACGACGCGGGGGCCGCCCTCGTGCCCCGCATCCTGGGCGGCGGGAGCCGTGAGCGGGTCGGGGCGGAGACCTTACGGCTGGCGCGCGTGCTGATGAGGCGGCTGGAGGACGCGCCCCGCCGGGGTGTCCCGGACCGCGGCGCGGGGGAGTTGGACGCGGCGGACGACCGGCTCATCGGTGACGACGAGGCGGCCGCGGTCATCCTCGGGCTCCAGGACCGGGTCACCCGCGACCGGGCGGCGGAATGGATGGAGGGGGCGGAGGCGGAGTCCGCGCTCCGGCTGTGGCGGGCGCTGGCCCGCCGCTGTGTGGGGCCTTACGTGGAGCACGGGGCGGCGCCGCTGAGCCTGGCCGGCTGGGTCGCCTGGTCCCTGGGCGACGAGCCGGCGGCCCGGGTCGCGCTCGGCCTGGCGCTGCGCCTCGATCCCCGGTACGTCTTCGCCCGCCTGCTCCACCAGGCCTGCAACCAGGGCATGGATCCGGAGCAGTTGCGGCACTGCCTGCGCAGGGAGCGCGCGGCGCGGGACCGGTCGGACCCGCGCCGCGCGGCCCGGCGCCCCAAGGCCCGCCCCGTACGGCCACCCGCCCCGCGCAAGGCGCTGCCGCCCGCCGCTGCCACACGCCCCGAGGCACCGGCGGACCGCAGGGGAGCCGAGCGCCGCAGCGGGCGGCGCGGCACGAGGAGCGGGCGGTGA
- a CDS encoding RecQ family ATP-dependent DNA helicase, giving the protein MDNLELRTEADAVLAELVGAPGGSARLREDQWQAVSALVEERRRALVVQRTGWGKSAVYFVATALLRRRGSGPTVIISPLLALMRNQVESAARAGIQARTINSANPEEWDTIYGEVERGETDVLLVSPERLNSVDFREHVLPKLAATTGLLVVDEAHCISDWGHDFRPDYRRLRTMLAELAPGVPVLATTATANARVTADVAEQLGTGGGDALVLRGPLDRESLRLGVLELPDAAHRLAWLGERLRDLPGSGIIYTLTVAAAEEVAAFLRGHGYPVSSYTGKTENADRLQAEEDLLANRVKALVATSALGMGFDKPDLGFVVHLGSPSSPIAYYQQVGRAGRGVDHADVLLLPGREDEAIWAYFASVGFPPEEQVRRTLAALEQAGRPLSLPALEPLVDLRRSRLETMLKVLDVDGAVVRVKGGWTSTGRPWAYDAERYAWVARQRETEQQAMRDYVATAGCRMEFLQRQLDDEKAVPCGRCDRCAGPWLDPAVSPGALAAARGELDRPGVEVEPRKMWPTGLAAVGIDLKGRIPVGQQAVAGRALGRLSDIGWGNRLRPILSAQAADRPVSEEVLAAVVTVVADWSRSPEGWAGGSPDAMARPVGIVAMPSRTRPQLIASLAEGVARVGRLPMLGGLAYTPHADEHGAHRSNSAQRLRALVASFTVPDELAAALAHTPGPVFLVDDYSESGWTLAVGARLLRQAGAEQVLPLVLAQAG; this is encoded by the coding sequence ATGGACAACCTGGAGCTCCGTACCGAAGCCGATGCCGTTCTCGCTGAGCTCGTCGGTGCCCCAGGGGGATCGGCGCGGCTGCGGGAGGACCAGTGGCAGGCGGTGTCCGCCCTGGTGGAGGAGCGTCGCCGTGCGCTGGTGGTCCAGCGGACCGGCTGGGGCAAATCGGCTGTGTATTTTGTGGCCACCGCCTTGTTGCGCCGGCGTGGCTCCGGTCCCACCGTGATCATCTCGCCGCTGCTGGCGCTCATGCGCAACCAGGTCGAGTCGGCGGCGCGGGCCGGTATCCAGGCGCGCACCATCAACTCGGCCAACCCCGAGGAGTGGGACACGATCTACGGCGAGGTCGAGCGGGGGGAGACCGACGTTCTCCTCGTCAGCCCGGAACGCCTGAACTCGGTGGACTTCCGGGAGCACGTACTCCCCAAGCTCGCCGCCACCACGGGCCTGTTGGTGGTCGATGAGGCGCACTGCATCTCCGACTGGGGCCACGACTTCCGCCCGGACTACCGGCGGCTGCGGACCATGCTCGCCGAACTCGCCCCCGGCGTACCGGTGCTGGCCACCACCGCGACCGCCAACGCGCGTGTCACGGCCGATGTGGCCGAGCAGCTGGGCACGGGGGGCGGGGACGCTCTGGTTCTGCGCGGGCCGCTGGACCGGGAGAGCCTGCGGCTGGGCGTGCTGGAGTTGCCGGACGCGGCCCACCGGCTGGCGTGGCTGGGGGAGCGTCTGCGGGATCTGCCGGGTTCGGGGATCATCTACACGCTGACGGTGGCGGCGGCCGAGGAGGTCGCGGCGTTCCTGCGCGGGCACGGGTATCCGGTGTCCTCCTACACGGGGAAGACGGAGAACGCCGACCGTTTGCAGGCCGAGGAGGATCTCCTCGCGAACCGTGTGAAGGCGCTGGTGGCGACCTCCGCGCTGGGCATGGGATTCGACAAGCCGGACCTGGGGTTCGTGGTGCACCTGGGCTCACCCTCGTCCCCGATCGCCTATTACCAGCAGGTGGGGCGTGCGGGGCGGGGCGTGGACCACGCGGACGTGCTGCTGCTCCCGGGCAGGGAGGACGAGGCGATCTGGGCGTACTTCGCTTCGGTGGGCTTCCCGCCCGAGGAACAGGTACGGCGCACACTGGCGGCCCTTGAACAGGCGGGGCGTCCGTTGTCGCTGCCGGCTCTGGAGCCCCTGGTCGACCTCCGGCGTTCGCGCCTGGAGACGATGCTGAAGGTCCTGGACGTGGACGGGGCGGTCGTGCGTGTGAAGGGCGGCTGGACCTCCACGGGACGGCCGTGGGCGTACGACGCGGAGCGCTACGCGTGGGTGGCCCGGCAGCGAGAGACCGAACAGCAGGCCATGCGGGACTACGTGGCGACCGCGGGCTGCCGGATGGAGTTCTTGCAGCGGCAGCTCGACGACGAGAAGGCCGTCCCCTGTGGCCGCTGCGACCGCTGCGCCGGTCCGTGGCTCGACCCGGCTGTCTCGCCGGGGGCCCTGGCGGCGGCCAGGGGGGAGCTGGACCGGCCGGGGGTCGAGGTCGAGCCCCGCAAGATGTGGCCGACCGGGCTCGCCGCGGTCGGCATCGACCTCAAGGGCCGTATCCCGGTGGGCCAGCAGGCCGTCGCGGGGCGCGCACTGGGCAGGCTGTCGGACATCGGCTGGGGCAACCGCCTGCGTCCGATCCTCTCGGCGCAGGCGGCCGACAGGCCGGTCTCGGAGGAGGTGCTGGCCGCCGTCGTGACGGTGGTGGCCGACTGGTCCCGTTCACCGGAGGGCTGGGCCGGCGGCTCTCCCGACGCGATGGCACGGCCTGTGGGGATCGTCGCGATGCCCTCCCGGACCCGCCCCCAGCTGATCGCTTCCCTGGCCGAGGGGGTGGCCCGGGTCGGCAGGCTCCCGATGCTGGGCGGTCTGGCCTACACCCCGCACGCCGACGAGCACGGCGCACACCGCAGCAACTCCGCGCAGCGGCTGCGCGCCCTGGTCGCCTCGTTCACGGTGCCCGACGAACTCGCCGCCGCCCTGGCCCATACCCCCGGCCCGGTGTTCCTCGTCGACGACTACTCCGAGTCCGGCTGGACCCTGGCCGTGGGCGCGCGCCTGCTGCGCCAGGCCGGAGCCGAGCAGGTGCTCCCGCTGGTCCTCGCCCAGGCCGGGTAG